A single window of Streptomyces xanthii DNA harbors:
- a CDS encoding ADP-ribosylglycohydrolase family protein, whose translation MIADSSPEGRVDRALSSLRGLSVGDALGSQFFVPENYPLLKRRDLPDGPWQWTDDTEMACSVVAVLARHCRIDQDDLARSFAEHHDFDRGYGPAVNRLLRLVREGGDWRELASALFKGQGSWGNGAAMRIAPLGAYYADDPEQATHQAEISAYPTHQHREAVVGAMAVAAAAALVAAPAGPPAPGDLLDGVIALVPRSAVGAGLRRARDMLDYGDPGTVAAVLGCGRRTSAHDTVPFALWSAARGLGDYESAFWSTAQVGGDVDTTCAIVGGIVASSPAGAPPAAWLERTEALPDWATDRKA comes from the coding sequence ATGATCGCTGATTCCTCTCCCGAAGGGCGCGTGGACCGCGCCCTGTCCAGCCTGCGCGGCCTCTCCGTGGGGGACGCGCTGGGATCACAGTTCTTCGTTCCGGAGAACTATCCGCTGCTCAAGCGCCGTGACCTGCCCGACGGCCCCTGGCAGTGGACCGACGACACCGAGATGGCCTGCTCCGTGGTGGCCGTCCTGGCCAGACACTGCCGGATCGACCAGGACGACCTCGCCCGGTCGTTCGCCGAGCACCATGACTTCGACCGCGGGTACGGCCCCGCGGTCAACCGGCTGCTGAGGCTGGTCCGCGAGGGCGGCGACTGGCGGGAACTTGCCTCGGCGCTGTTCAAGGGCCAGGGCTCGTGGGGGAACGGGGCGGCGATGCGGATCGCCCCGCTCGGCGCCTACTACGCCGACGACCCTGAGCAGGCCACCCACCAGGCCGAGATCTCGGCGTACCCCACGCACCAGCATCGTGAGGCGGTCGTCGGCGCGATGGCCGTGGCCGCGGCGGCCGCCCTCGTGGCGGCTCCGGCCGGGCCTCCCGCGCCGGGCGACCTGCTGGACGGAGTGATCGCGCTCGTGCCGCGCAGCGCGGTGGGCGCCGGGCTGCGCCGGGCCCGGGACATGCTCGACTACGGGGACCCGGGGACGGTCGCGGCGGTGCTCGGCTGCGGTCGGCGGACCTCGGCGCACGACACCGTGCCGTTCGCCCTCTGGTCGGCCGCCCGGGGGCTCGGCGACTACGAGAGTGCCTTCTGGAGCACCGCCCAGGTGGGCGGTGACGTGGACACGACCTGCGCGATCGTCGGCGGGATCGTCGCCTCCAGCCCTGCGGGTGCTCCTCCGGCCGCCTGGCTGGAAAGAACCGAAGCCCTCCCGGACTGGGCCACGGACCGGAAGGCGTAG
- a CDS encoding histidine phosphatase family protein: protein MARPRRIVLVRHGESEGNADDTVYEREPDHALALTEKGWSQAEGTGRELRDLFGDERVSVYVSPYRRTHQTFRAFRLDPGLVRVREEPRLREQDWGNWQDRDDVRLQKAYRDAYGHFFYRFAQGESGADVYDRVGAFLESLYRSFEDPGHPPNVLLVTHGLTMRLFCMRWFHWSVADFESLSNPGNAETRSLVLGENGKYTLDRPFERWREPEPYGITG from the coding sequence ATGGCACGACCACGGCGCATCGTTCTGGTCCGGCACGGCGAGTCCGAGGGAAACGCGGACGACACCGTGTACGAACGCGAGCCCGATCACGCGCTGGCGCTGACCGAGAAGGGGTGGAGCCAGGCGGAGGGCACCGGCCGCGAGCTGCGTGACCTCTTCGGTGACGAGCGGGTGAGCGTCTACGTCTCGCCCTACCGGCGCACGCACCAGACGTTCCGGGCGTTCCGCCTGGATCCCGGTCTCGTACGGGTCCGGGAGGAGCCGCGCCTGCGGGAACAGGACTGGGGCAACTGGCAGGACCGCGACGACGTGCGGCTCCAGAAGGCGTACAGGGACGCGTACGGGCACTTCTTCTACCGCTTCGCGCAGGGAGAGTCCGGGGCCGACGTGTACGACCGTGTCGGCGCTTTCCTGGAGAGCCTGTACCGGAGCTTCGAGGACCCCGGGCACCCGCCGAACGTGCTGCTGGTGACGCACGGGCTCACGATGCGGCTGTTCTGCATGCGCTGGTTCCACTGGAGCGTCGCGGACTTCGAGTCGCTGTCGAATCCCGGGAACGCGGAGACACGCTCGCTCGTTCTCGGGGAGAACGGCAAGTACACCCTGGACCGGCCGTTCGAACGCTGGCGTGAACCGGAGCCATATGGGATCACCGGTTAG
- a CDS encoding YdbC family protein, with protein sequence MLVKWIRCTVVDRRGFERGQRKWAGLLGEPGFRGQGGGWSRRRSDVAHVFGFWESRAFYDSFMARSHDRLAAAQSGTFKDIQVKLFDYSFDVKTGFEAKFTDADVVRVAHLKVHAERAEHFTLMQQKVWNPAMAGSPGMIRGLFGEAPGDEFLVLSMWRSEAERGKYQVNRVERLSARAQTETDVLDVSGDIVGLEPSWTV encoded by the coding sequence GTGCTGGTCAAGTGGATTCGCTGCACCGTGGTGGACCGTCGGGGGTTCGAGCGGGGACAGCGGAAATGGGCGGGGCTTCTCGGGGAGCCGGGGTTCAGGGGACAGGGCGGAGGCTGGAGCAGGCGTCGGTCCGACGTGGCCCATGTGTTCGGCTTCTGGGAGAGCCGGGCCTTCTACGACTCCTTCATGGCGCGTTCCCACGACCGGCTCGCCGCGGCGCAGTCCGGCACGTTCAAAGACATACAGGTGAAGCTCTTCGACTACAGCTTCGACGTGAAGACCGGGTTCGAGGCCAAGTTCACGGACGCGGACGTCGTGCGGGTGGCGCACCTCAAGGTGCACGCGGAGCGGGCGGAGCACTTCACCTTGATGCAGCAGAAGGTCTGGAACCCGGCCATGGCCGGCTCACCCGGCATGATCCGCGGGCTCTTCGGAGAGGCGCCCGGCGACGAGTTCCTGGTCCTCTCCATGTGGCGCTCCGAGGCGGAGCGCGGCAAGTACCAGGTGAACCGGGTGGAGCGGCTCTCCGCGCGGGCCCAGACGGAGACCGACGTCCTGGACGTGAGCGGCGACATCGTCGGACTGGAGCCGAGCTGGACGGTGTGA
- a CDS encoding TerD family protein, giving the protein MSSLRKGIEKIEVGLKWDPSPIGSPPHDLDLVAATYTSDAPHGDPDYVVHFDSRSPDGTITLDRDSRTGQGFGYDEVMTLELERLAPRYARVVVGVAIQQGEEGTDRTKVFGDVTSTAVRIREGYTELALHDFASVHGCSAATVAEFVRGADGEWSFHDTVHGFDGDLTSFAAAMGAL; this is encoded by the coding sequence GTGAGCAGCCTGCGCAAGGGGATCGAGAAGATCGAGGTCGGACTGAAGTGGGACCCGAGCCCGATCGGCTCGCCTCCCCATGATCTGGACCTCGTGGCGGCGACGTACACGAGCGACGCGCCGCACGGCGATCCCGACTACGTCGTGCACTTCGACAGCCGTTCGCCGGACGGCACCATCACGCTCGACCGGGACAGCCGCACGGGTCAGGGCTTCGGCTACGACGAGGTCATGACGCTCGAACTGGAGCGTCTGGCACCGCGTTACGCGCGCGTGGTCGTGGGCGTGGCGATCCAGCAGGGCGAGGAGGGCACGGACCGGACCAAGGTGTTCGGGGACGTGACGAGCACGGCGGTGCGCATACGGGAGGGGTACACGGAGCTGGCGCTCCACGACTTCGCCTCGGTGCACGGATGCTCGGCTGCGACCGTGGCAGAGTTCGTGCGGGGGGCCGACGGCGAGTGGTCGTTCCACGACACGGTGCACGGCTTCGACGGCGACCTCACCTCGTTCGCCGCCGCGATGGGCGCGCTCTAG
- a CDS encoding vitamin B12-dependent ribonucleotide reductase: MTETASGPARGSRAKGSKATKGLRIERIHTTPGVHPYDEVEWAHRDVVMTNWRDGSVNFEQRGVEFPDFWSVNAVNIVTSKYFRGAVGTPQREVSLKQLIDRIVKTYRKAGEDYKYFASPADAEIFEHELAYALLHQIFSFNSPVWFNVGTPQPQQVSACFILAVDDSMESILDWYKEEGMIFKGGSGAGLNLSRIRSSKELLSSGGNASGPVSFMRGADASAGTIKSGGATRRAAKMVILDVDHPDIEDFIETKVKEEEKIRALRDAGFDMDLGGDDITSVQYQNANNSVRVNDEFMKAVESGGKFGLRARMTGDVIEEVDAKSLFRKMAEAAWACADPGIQYDDTINHWHTCPESGRINGSNPCSEYMHLDNTSCNLASLNLMKFLKDDGKGNQSFDVERFAKVVELVITAMDISICFADFPTEKIGENTRAYRQLGIGYANLGALLMATGHAYDSDGGRALAGAITSLMTGTSYKRSAELAAVVGPYDGYAKNAQPHQRVMKQHADANTAAVRMDDLDSPIWAAATEAWQDVVRLGEKNGFRNAQASVIAPTGTIGLAMSCDTTGLEPDLALVKFKKLVGGGSMQIVNGTVPQALRRLGYQEEQIEAIVAHIAEHGNVIDAPGLKLEHYEVFDCAMGERSISAMGHVRMMAAIQPWISGALSKTVNLPETATVEDVEEVYFEAWKMGVKALAIYRDNCKVGQPLSAKKKEDEKAEVTAKAEATIRETVEKVVEYRPVRKRLPKGRPGITTSFTVGGAEGYMTANSYPDDGLGEVFLKMSKQGSTLAGMMDAFSIAVSVGLQYGVPLETYVSKFTNMRFEPAGMTDDPDVRMAQSIVDYIFRRLALDFLPFETRSALGIHSAEERQRHLETGSYEPTEDEVDVEGLAQSAPRAQELKAVETPKAAVAAEVPAPKQAHTSAELVEMQLGIQADAPLCFSCGTKMQRAGSCYICEGCGSTSGCS, encoded by the coding sequence ATGACAGAGACGGCGAGCGGCCCGGCACGAGGTTCCCGCGCGAAGGGTTCCAAGGCCACCAAGGGTCTGCGTATCGAGCGCATCCACACCACCCCCGGCGTGCACCCGTACGACGAGGTGGAGTGGGCGCATCGCGACGTCGTCATGACCAACTGGCGCGACGGCTCGGTCAATTTCGAGCAGCGTGGCGTCGAGTTCCCCGACTTCTGGTCGGTGAACGCGGTCAACATCGTCACCAGCAAGTACTTCCGCGGTGCCGTCGGCACTCCGCAGCGCGAGGTGAGCCTCAAGCAGCTCATCGACCGCATCGTGAAGACGTACCGGAAGGCCGGTGAGGACTACAAGTACTTCGCCTCGCCCGCCGACGCCGAGATCTTCGAGCACGAGCTGGCGTACGCCCTCCTGCACCAGATCTTCAGCTTCAACTCGCCGGTGTGGTTCAACGTGGGCACGCCGCAGCCCCAGCAGGTCTCCGCCTGCTTCATCCTGGCCGTCGACGACTCCATGGAGTCGATCCTCGACTGGTACAAGGAAGAGGGCATGATCTTCAAGGGCGGCTCCGGCGCCGGCCTGAACCTCTCCCGCATCCGTTCCTCCAAGGAACTGCTCTCCTCCGGCGGCAACGCCTCGGGTCCCGTCTCCTTCATGCGCGGTGCCGACGCCTCCGCAGGAACGATCAAGTCGGGCGGCGCCACCCGCCGCGCGGCCAAGATGGTCATCCTGGATGTCGACCACCCCGACATCGAGGACTTCATCGAGACCAAGGTGAAGGAAGAGGAGAAGATCCGCGCCCTGCGCGACGCGGGCTTCGACATGGACCTGGGCGGCGACGACATCACGTCCGTCCAGTACCAGAACGCCAACAACTCGGTGCGCGTGAACGACGAGTTCATGAAGGCCGTCGAGTCCGGTGGCAAGTTCGGCCTGCGCGCCCGTATGACCGGTGACGTCATCGAGGAGGTCGACGCCAAGTCGCTCTTCCGCAAGATGGCCGAGGCCGCCTGGGCCTGCGCCGACCCGGGCATCCAGTACGACGACACCATCAACCACTGGCACACGTGCCCGGAGTCCGGCCGCATCAACGGCTCGAACCCGTGCAGCGAGTACATGCACCTGGACAACACGTCCTGCAACCTCGCCTCGCTGAACCTGATGAAGTTCCTCAAGGACGACGGCAAGGGCAACCAGTCCTTCGACGTCGAGCGCTTCGCCAAGGTCGTCGAGCTCGTCATCACCGCGATGGACATCTCCATCTGCTTCGCCGACTTCCCGACCGAGAAGATCGGCGAGAACACCCGCGCCTACCGCCAGCTCGGCATCGGCTACGCCAACCTGGGCGCCCTGCTCATGGCGACCGGCCACGCCTACGACTCGGACGGCGGCCGCGCCCTCGCCGGCGCCATCACGTCGCTGATGACCGGTACCTCGTACAAGCGCTCCGCGGAGCTCGCCGCGGTCGTCGGCCCCTACGACGGCTACGCGAAGAACGCCCAGCCGCACCAGCGCGTCATGAAGCAGCACGCCGACGCCAACACCGCGGCCGTCCGCATGGACGACCTGGACAGCCCGATCTGGGCCGCCGCCACGGAGGCCTGGCAGGACGTCGTCCGCCTCGGCGAGAAGAACGGCTTCCGCAACGCGCAGGCGTCCGTCATCGCCCCGACCGGCACCATCGGTCTCGCGATGTCCTGCGACACCACCGGCCTCGAGCCCGACCTCGCCCTGGTCAAGTTCAAGAAGCTGGTCGGCGGCGGCTCGATGCAGATCGTCAACGGCACCGTGCCGCAGGCCCTGCGCCGCCTGGGTTACCAGGAGGAGCAGATCGAGGCGATCGTCGCCCACATCGCCGAGCACGGCAATGTGATCGACGCCCCGGGCCTCAAGCTCGAGCACTACGAGGTGTTCGACTGCGCCATGGGCGAGCGCTCCATCTCCGCGATGGGCCACGTCCGCATGATGGCCGCCATCCAGCCGTGGATCTCGGGCGCCCTCTCCAAGACCGTCAACCTTCCGGAGACGGCGACGGTCGAGGACGTCGAGGAGGTCTACTTCGAGGCCTGGAAGATGGGCGTCAAGGCGCTCGCCATCTACCGCGACAACTGCAAGGTCGGCCAGCCGCTCTCCGCCAAGAAGAAGGAGGACGAGAAGGCCGAGGTGACCGCGAAGGCCGAGGCGACGATCCGCGAGACCGTCGAGAAGGTCGTCGAGTACCGCCCGGTCCGCAAGCGTCTGCCCAAGGGCCGCCCGGGGATCACCACCTCCTTCACCGTCGGTGGCGCCGAGGGCTACATGACCGCCAACTCCTACCCGGACGACGGTCTCGGCGAGGTCTTCCTGAAGATGTCGAAGCAGGGCTCCACCCTCGCGGGCATGATGGACGCCTTCTCCATCGCTGTCTCGGTCGGCCTCCAGTACGGCGTGCCGCTGGAGACCTACGTCTCGAAGTTCACCAACATGCGCTTCGAGCCGGCCGGTATGACGGACGACCCGGACGTGCGGATGGCGCAGTCGATCGTCGACTACATCTTCCGCCGCCTGGCGCTCGACTTCCTGCCCTTCGAGACGCGCTCCGCGCTCGGCATCCACTCCGCCGAGGAGCGTCAGCGTCACCTGGAGACGGGCTCCTACGAGCCCACCGAGGACGAGGTCGACGTCGAGGGCCTGGCCCAGTCCGCGCCCCGCGCGCAGGAGCTGAAGGCCGTCGAGACGCCGAAGGCCGCGGTCGCCGCCGAGGTGCCCGCCCCGAAGCAGGCGCACACCAGCGCCGAGCTCGTCGAGATGCAGCTGGGCATCCAGGCCGACGCCCCGCTCTGCTTCTCCTGCGGTACGAAGATGCAGCGCGCCGGATCCTGCTACATCTGCGAGGGCTGCGGCTCCACCAGCGGCTGCAGCTGA
- the nrdR gene encoding transcriptional regulator NrdR → MHCPFCRHPDSRVVDSRTTDDGTSIRRRRQCPDCSRRFTTVETCSLMVVKRSGVTEPFSRTKVINGVRKACQGRPVTEDALALLGQRVEEAVRATGSAELTTHDVGLAILGPLQELDLVAYLRFASVYRAFDSLEDFESAIAELREQAPGATADDAGRDCAESESGTGGTVEVPVPAHAAD, encoded by the coding sequence ATGCACTGCCCCTTCTGCAGGCATCCCGACAGCCGTGTCGTCGACAGCCGCACCACCGACGACGGCACGTCCATCCGCCGGCGCCGTCAGTGCCCGGACTGCTCCCGTCGTTTCACGACGGTGGAGACCTGCTCACTGATGGTGGTCAAGCGGAGCGGCGTGACGGAACCCTTCAGCCGCACCAAGGTCATCAACGGCGTCCGCAAGGCGTGCCAGGGGCGTCCGGTGACCGAGGACGCCCTCGCCCTGCTCGGCCAGCGGGTCGAGGAGGCGGTGCGCGCCACCGGAAGCGCCGAGCTGACCACTCATGACGTGGGCCTGGCCATACTGGGACCGCTGCAGGAGCTGGACCTCGTGGCCTACCTGCGATTCGCGTCCGTGTACCGGGCGTTCGACTCGCTGGAGGACTTCGAGTCGGCGATCGCGGAGCTGAGGGAACAAGCGCCCGGCGCGACGGCGGACGACGCGGGCAGGGATTGCGCAGAGAGTGAGAGCGGGACCGGCGGGACTGTCGAAGTCCCCGTGCCCGCCCACGCCGCCGACTGA
- the lexA gene encoding transcriptional repressor LexA, producing the protein MTTTADSATITAQGRAQGRLEPVHAMNDAAMAQEGPKPGRSLPGRPPGIRADSTGLTDRQRRVIEVIRDSVQRRGYPPSMREIGQAVGLSSTSSVAHQLMALERKGFLRRDPHRPRAYEVRGSDQPSTQPTDTTGKPAASYVPLVGRIAAGGPILAEESVEDVFPLPRQLVGDGELFVLKVVGDSMIEAAICDGDWVTVRRQPVAENGDIVAAMLDGEATVKRFKREDGHVWLLPHNAAYQPIPGDEATILGKVVAVLRRV; encoded by the coding sequence GTGACCACGACCGCAGACAGTGCCACCATCACTGCCCAGGGCCGCGCCCAGGGCCGACTCGAGCCGGTGCATGCCATGAATGACGCCGCCATGGCCCAGGAGGGCCCCAAGCCAGGGCGCTCGTTGCCCGGTCGGCCCCCAGGAATCCGCGCGGACAGCACGGGCCTCACGGACCGGCAGCGCCGCGTGATCGAGGTCATCCGGGACTCGGTGCAGCGGCGTGGGTACCCGCCGTCGATGCGTGAGATCGGCCAGGCGGTCGGCCTGTCCAGCACGTCGTCCGTCGCGCACCAGCTGATGGCTCTCGAGCGGAAGGGCTTCCTGCGCCGCGACCCGCACCGTCCGCGCGCGTACGAGGTCCGCGGCTCCGACCAGCCGAGCACGCAGCCCACGGACACGACGGGCAAGCCCGCGGCGTCGTACGTGCCGCTCGTCGGCCGGATCGCCGCCGGTGGCCCGATCCTCGCCGAGGAGTCCGTCGAGGACGTCTTCCCGCTCCCCCGGCAGCTGGTCGGTGACGGTGAACTCTTCGTCCTCAAGGTCGTCGGTGACTCGATGATCGAAGCAGCGATCTGTGACGGGGACTGGGTGACCGTCCGCCGCCAGCCCGTCGCGGAGAACGGGGACATCGTCGCCGCCATGCTGGACGGGGAGGCCACGGTCAAGCGCTTCAAGCGCGAGGACGGTCACGTCTGGCTGCTCCCGCACAACGCCGCGTACCAGCCGATCCCCGGCGACGAGGCGACCATCCTCGGCAAGGTCGTGGCCGTACTGCGCCGCGTCTGA
- a CDS encoding ATP-dependent DNA helicase, with protein sequence MTKPSLPELLHAAVTAVGGTERPGQVTMAETVAEAIDDGSHLLVQAGTGTGKSLGYLVPALAHGERVVVATATLALQRQLVERDLPRTVESLHPLLRRRPNFAMLKGRSNYLCLHRLHEGVPQEEEEGLFDQFEAAAPTSKLGQDLLRMRDWADETETGDRDDLTPGVSDKAWSQVSVSSRECLGASKCAYGQECFAEMARERAKLADVIVTNHALLAIDAIEGAPVLPQHEVLIVDEAHELVSRVTGVATGELTPGQVNRAVRRAAKLVNEKAADQLQTAAEGFERLMELALPGRLEEIPEDLGYALMALRDAARTVITALGSTRDKSVQDEDAVRKQALASVETIHDVSERITNGSEWDVVWYERHERFGASLRVAPMSVSGLLREKLFTDRSVVLTSATLKLGGDFNGVGASLGLAPEGTHGDDLPEWKGLDVGSPFDYPKQGILYVAKHLARPAREGTRTDMMDELAELMQAAGGRTLGLFSSMRAAQAAAEELRARIPEYPILLQGEDTLGELIKGFAADPKTCLFGTLSLWQGVDVPGASCQLVVMDKIPFPRPDDPLMSARQKAVEDAGGNGFMAVAATHAALLMAQGAGRLVRATGDRGVVAVLDPRIATARYGSYLRASMPDFWYTVDRNQVRRSLAAIDAAAQAGEKAGAEADEE encoded by the coding sequence ATGACGAAGCCCTCACTCCCCGAGCTCCTGCACGCCGCCGTCACCGCCGTCGGCGGCACGGAGCGCCCTGGCCAGGTGACCATGGCCGAGACGGTCGCCGAGGCGATCGACGACGGCTCCCATCTGCTGGTCCAGGCCGGCACCGGTACCGGAAAGTCGCTCGGCTATCTCGTGCCGGCGCTGGCCCACGGGGAGCGCGTGGTGGTCGCCACGGCCACACTGGCGCTGCAGCGCCAGCTCGTCGAGCGGGATCTGCCGCGCACCGTGGAGTCCCTGCACCCGCTGCTGCGGCGCCGACCCAACTTCGCGATGCTCAAGGGCCGGTCGAACTATCTGTGCCTGCACCGCCTTCACGAAGGAGTGCCGCAGGAAGAGGAGGAGGGCCTCTTCGACCAGTTCGAGGCGGCCGCTCCGACCAGCAAGCTCGGCCAGGACCTGCTGCGGATGCGGGACTGGGCGGACGAGACGGAGACGGGCGACCGGGACGACCTGACCCCCGGCGTCTCCGACAAGGCCTGGTCCCAGGTCTCCGTCTCCTCGCGGGAGTGCCTGGGCGCGTCGAAGTGCGCGTACGGCCAGGAATGCTTCGCCGAGATGGCCCGGGAGCGGGCCAAGCTGGCCGACGTCATCGTCACGAACCACGCGCTGCTCGCGATCGACGCCATCGAGGGCGCGCCGGTCCTGCCGCAGCACGAGGTGCTGATCGTGGACGAGGCCCACGAGCTGGTCTCCCGGGTGACAGGAGTGGCGACCGGAGAGCTCACTCCGGGCCAGGTCAACCGCGCGGTGCGCCGCGCCGCCAAGCTCGTGAACGAGAAGGCGGCCGACCAGCTCCAGACCGCTGCCGAGGGCTTCGAGCGGCTCATGGAGCTCGCGCTGCCGGGCCGCCTCGAGGAGATCCCTGAGGATCTCGGATACGCCCTGATGGCACTGCGCGACGCCGCCCGCACTGTGATCACGGCGCTCGGTTCCACGCGGGACAAGTCCGTCCAGGACGAGGACGCGGTGCGCAAGCAGGCACTCGCCTCCGTGGAGACGATCCACGACGTCTCGGAGCGGATCACGAACGGGTCGGAGTGGGACGTCGTCTGGTACGAGCGCCACGAGCGCTTCGGCGCCTCCCTGCGGGTCGCCCCGATGTCGGTGTCCGGGCTGCTCCGCGAGAAGCTCTTCACCGACCGCTCCGTCGTCCTGACCTCGGCGACCCTGAAGCTCGGCGGTGATTTCAACGGGGTGGGGGCGTCGCTCGGCCTGGCCCCGGAAGGCACGCACGGAGACGACCTGCCGGAGTGGAAGGGCCTCGACGTCGGCTCGCCCTTCGACTACCCGAAGCAGGGCATCCTCTACGTCGCCAAGCACCTGGCCCGGCCCGCGCGCGAGGGCACGCGCACCGACATGATGGACGAGCTGGCCGAGCTGATGCAGGCCGCCGGCGGCCGCACGCTCGGCCTGTTCTCCTCGATGCGGGCCGCCCAGGCCGCGGCCGAGGAGCTGCGCGCACGCATCCCCGAGTACCCGATCCTGCTGCAGGGCGAGGACACCCTCGGGGAGCTGATCAAGGGCTTCGCAGCGGACCCCAAGACCTGCCTGTTCGGCACGCTGTCGCTCTGGCAGGGCGTGGACGTCCCGGGCGCCAGCTGCCAGCTGGTCGTCATGGACAAGATCCCGTTCCCGCGCCCCGACGACCCGCTGATGAGCGCCCGCCAGAAGGCCGTGGAGGACGCGGGAGGCAACGGGTTCATGGCCGTCGCCGCGACCCACGCCGCCCTGCTGATGGCGCAGGGAGCGGGCCGGCTCGTCCGGGCCACGGGCGACCGCGGTGTCGTCGCTGTCCTCGACCCGCGCATCGCGACGGCTCGCTACGGCAGCTATCTGCGGGCCTCGATGCCCGACTTCTGGTACACGGTGGACCGCAACCAGGTACGCCGCTCGCTCGCGGCCATCGACGCCGCGGCGCAGGCCGGCGAGAAGGCCGGAGCAGAGGCCGACGAGGAGTAG